In a genomic window of Oncorhynchus keta strain PuntledgeMale-10-30-2019 chromosome 26, Oket_V2, whole genome shotgun sequence:
- the LOC118359128 gene encoding torsin-1A-like isoform X1: protein MFLYQLLPFLWAVSANADFFQFDTISNASTYYFNYIYCNIWEGECQPNQDDTNEQVPTRDLWAGFPQDYISLLSQWYCSLGQCCESGDCRITNNITGLASDLQLKLHGQHLAQSVVLKAVQGFISNPESNKPLTLSFHGWSGTGKNFVARIVADNMYRDGVKSECVRLFIAPFHFPHARLVDTYKGQLREAIRDMVLRCPQTLFIFDEAEKLHPGLIDAIKPYMDHYDNVDGVSYRRAVFLFLSNIGGTTINDVALDFWHSGQNREDIGMEDLEHRLRAEAMESQGGFAQSELMSGHLIDFFVPFLPLEYRHVKLCARDAYAARGLEPDEGTLDEVAKAMLYVPKEERLFSAQGCKSIPQRINFFLP, encoded by the exons ATGTTCCTCTACCAACTGTTGCCCTTCCTTTGGGCTGTGTCTGCAAATGCAGATTTCTTTCAATTTGACACTATTTCAAATGCATCTACGTATTACTTCAATTATATTTATTGTAATATATGGGAAGGGGAGTGTCAACCTAATCAAGATGATACGAATGAGCAAG TACCTACGAGGGACCTGTGGGCAGGATTTCCTCAGGACTACATCAGTTTGCTGTCACAGTGGTATTGCAGCCTGGGACAGTGCTGTGAATCAGGGGATTGTCGGATAACAAATAATATTACAG GTTTGGCTAGTGATCTACAGCTAAAGCTTCACGGGCAGCACCTTGCCCAATCAGTGGTTTTGAAGGCTGTACAGGGCTTCATCAGTAACCCTGAATCCAATAAGCCATTGACCCTCTCCTTTCATGGCTGGTCTGGCACCGGCAAGAACTTTGTGGCCCGGATTGTAGCTGACAACATGTACCGGGATGGAGTGAAGAGCGAGTGTGTGCGTCTTTTCATTGCCCCATTCCACTTCCCCCATGCCAGACTGGTGGACACGTACAAG GGCCAGCTCAGAGAAGCTATCCGGGACATGGTGCTTCGTTGCCCACAGACACTTTTCATCTTTGATGAGGCTGAGAAACTGCATCCGGGCCTTATAGATGCCATCAAGCCCTATATGGACCATTATGACAATGTAGATGGGGTCAGCTACAGGAGAGCTGTCTTCTTATTCCTCAG TAATATTGGTGGGACAACCATCAACGATGTGGCCTTGGACTTTTGGCACTcagggcagaacagagaggaCATTGGGATGGAGGACTTGGAACACCGGCTTCGTGCTGAAGCTATGGAATCTCAAG GAGGCTTTGCACAGAGTGAGCTGATGTCAGGCCATCTTATTGACTTCTTTGTGCCCTTCCTACCTCTGGAGTACCGTCATGTCAAGCTCTGTGCCCGTGATGCCTATGCAGCGCGGGGTCTGGAGCCAGACGAGGGAACGCTGGACGAAGTGGCGAAGGCCATGCTATATGTACCCAAGGAGGAGAGGCTGTTCTCTGCCCAAGGCTGCAAATCCATACCACAGAGGATCAATTTCTTCCTCCCCTAA
- the LOC118359128 gene encoding torsin-1A-like isoform X2, translating into MPAWEMSTRQGWITSISTTLCICGRLRGWIHAIYSVPTRDLWAGFPQDYISLLSQWYCSLGQCCESGDCRITNNITGLASDLQLKLHGQHLAQSVVLKAVQGFISNPESNKPLTLSFHGWSGTGKNFVARIVADNMYRDGVKSECVRLFIAPFHFPHARLVDTYKGQLREAIRDMVLRCPQTLFIFDEAEKLHPGLIDAIKPYMDHYDNVDGVSYRRAVFLFLSNIGGTTINDVALDFWHSGQNREDIGMEDLEHRLRAEAMESQGGFAQSELMSGHLIDFFVPFLPLEYRHVKLCARDAYAARGLEPDEGTLDEVAKAMLYVPKEERLFSAQGCKSIPQRINFFLP; encoded by the exons TACCTACGAGGGACCTGTGGGCAGGATTTCCTCAGGACTACATCAGTTTGCTGTCACAGTGGTATTGCAGCCTGGGACAGTGCTGTGAATCAGGGGATTGTCGGATAACAAATAATATTACAG GTTTGGCTAGTGATCTACAGCTAAAGCTTCACGGGCAGCACCTTGCCCAATCAGTGGTTTTGAAGGCTGTACAGGGCTTCATCAGTAACCCTGAATCCAATAAGCCATTGACCCTCTCCTTTCATGGCTGGTCTGGCACCGGCAAGAACTTTGTGGCCCGGATTGTAGCTGACAACATGTACCGGGATGGAGTGAAGAGCGAGTGTGTGCGTCTTTTCATTGCCCCATTCCACTTCCCCCATGCCAGACTGGTGGACACGTACAAG GGCCAGCTCAGAGAAGCTATCCGGGACATGGTGCTTCGTTGCCCACAGACACTTTTCATCTTTGATGAGGCTGAGAAACTGCATCCGGGCCTTATAGATGCCATCAAGCCCTATATGGACCATTATGACAATGTAGATGGGGTCAGCTACAGGAGAGCTGTCTTCTTATTCCTCAG TAATATTGGTGGGACAACCATCAACGATGTGGCCTTGGACTTTTGGCACTcagggcagaacagagaggaCATTGGGATGGAGGACTTGGAACACCGGCTTCGTGCTGAAGCTATGGAATCTCAAG GAGGCTTTGCACAGAGTGAGCTGATGTCAGGCCATCTTATTGACTTCTTTGTGCCCTTCCTACCTCTGGAGTACCGTCATGTCAAGCTCTGTGCCCGTGATGCCTATGCAGCGCGGGGTCTGGAGCCAGACGAGGGAACGCTGGACGAAGTGGCGAAGGCCATGCTATATGTACCCAAGGAGGAGAGGCTGTTCTCTGCCCAAGGCTGCAAATCCATACCACAGAGGATCAATTTCTTCCTCCCCTAA